Proteins from one Cyprinus carpio isolate SPL01 chromosome B15, ASM1834038v1, whole genome shotgun sequence genomic window:
- the LOC109054068 gene encoding myelin protein zero-like protein 3 codes for MDVNRSLSKGVLSCVFVGFVLWRSVCCISVAAPAEVSVVRGGTVTLTCSFTSSSSITSHMSIDWTFRPDSGGPAKTIFHFSSQAYLPEDDYFKGRVKWAGSPSRGEASIQLLNASLTDNGTYTCAVRNPPDVHGHPAQTVLTVTPQRLSVTFTDVGVLLVFVLVPSGIVTLVLLGRILCPCRSVSEKSPAAAHHSPIEEVTGDEYFYGQTQPKRSLCCCYFKDFEYEDDYMMEEKPHEHTFIEAEC; via the exons ATGGATGTGAACAGAAGCCTGTCTAAAGGAGTTTTATCGTGTGTTTTCGTCGGTTTCG tgCTGTGGAGGAGCGTGTGTTGTATCTCAGTAGCGGCTCCAGCAGAGGTCAGCGTGGTCAGAGGAGGCACTGTGACCCTGACCTGCTCCTTCACCTCCTCCAGTTCCATCACCAGCCATATGTCCATCGACTGGACCTTCAGACCCGACAGCGGCGGTCCTGCCAAAACC ATCTTTCACTTCTCGTCTCAAGCGTACCTGCCGGAGGATGATTATTTTAAGGGTCGTGTGAAGTGGGCCGGCAGCCCGTCGCGGGGCGAAGCGTCGATCCAGCTGCTGAACGCCTCACTCACTGATAACGGCACGTACACCTGCGCCGTACGCAACCCTCCCGATGTCCACGGACACCCGGCCCAGACCGTCCTCACCGTCACACCACAGA ggCTGTCGGTGACGTTCACGGATGTCGGCGTGTTGCTGGTGTTTGTTCTGGTGCCGTCAGGAATCGTCACGCTGGTGCTGCTGGGACGAATCCTGTGTCCGTGCCGGTCCGTGTCCGAGAAGAGTCCCGCCGCGGCCCATCACTCGCCCATCGAGGAGGTCACTGG AGATGAGTATTTCTACGGCCAGACGCAGCCGAAGCGCAGCCTGTGCTGCTGCTACTTTAAG GATTTTGAATATGAGGACGACTACATGATGGAAGAAAAACCGCATGAACACACCTTCATCGAGGCAGAGTGTTAG